The following proteins come from a genomic window of Myroides odoratus DSM 2801:
- a CDS encoding DMP19 family protein, translating into MSQPKIVVSQDAAQSPDNYDIIYSNITFINLIREEAEEEDPEEDRVDELIPHDAFLSYYVDYYLSQYENGNFSQFVYNTGADLELIDWIIEGLEKMGSKEHLALLKKRLEVLENMDETVLEAFIESDYFGTNPTRDLLNDDTFFNIEEDLIDLNATWLKQHPELLVLSIDEMYDYAEKMLGKKVERE; encoded by the coding sequence ATGAGTCAACCGAAAATTGTAGTGTCACAAGACGCAGCACAAAGCCCAGATAATTACGATATCATCTATTCTAATATTACTTTTATTAACCTAATCCGCGAAGAAGCAGAGGAAGAAGATCCAGAAGAAGACCGCGTGGATGAACTAATTCCACATGATGCTTTTTTAAGTTATTATGTAGACTACTATTTGTCTCAATATGAAAATGGAAACTTTTCTCAATTTGTTTATAATACAGGAGCAGATTTAGAATTGATTGATTGGATTATTGAAGGATTAGAAAAAATGGGTTCTAAAGAGCATTTGGCTTTATTGAAAAAGAGATTAGAAGTGCTTGAAAATATGGATGAAACGGTTTTAGAAGCATTTATTGAAAGCGACTATTTTGGAACTAATCCAACCCGTGACCTTTTAAATGATGATACTTTTTTCAATATTGAAGAGGATTTAATCGATTTAAATGCTACTTGGCTGAAACAACATCCAGAGCTTTTAGTTTTATCTATCGATGAAATGTATGATTATGCAGAGAAGATGTTAGGTAAAAAAGTAGAACGAGAATAA
- a CDS encoding DinB family protein has product MNTVIISKEQLLQYWQGQRNLTRRVIEAFSEDDLFNFTIGGMRPFSMMCAELIAIAVPSLKSITSNQITKFDEKPTFTSKAALLKQWDEDTVQINALFPLLTEAQFQNNFVLFGEHDLKIQQHVFYFIDNEIHHRGQAYVYLRALGIEPPYFWETF; this is encoded by the coding sequence ATGAACACAGTTATTATTTCCAAAGAACAACTTTTACAGTACTGGCAAGGACAAAGAAACTTAACAAGACGCGTAATCGAAGCTTTTTCCGAAGATGATTTATTCAACTTCACTATTGGAGGAATGCGCCCTTTCTCTATGATGTGCGCTGAATTAATTGCTATTGCAGTCCCTTCACTAAAGTCGATCACATCCAATCAAATTACGAAATTTGACGAGAAACCAACATTTACATCTAAAGCTGCATTACTAAAACAATGGGATGAAGATACGGTTCAAATTAATGCATTATTCCCTCTACTTACTGAGGCGCAATTTCAAAACAACTTTGTGTTATTTGGAGAACATGATTTGAAAATTCAACAGCATGTATTTTACTTCATCGACAACGAAATTCACCACCGTGGGCAAGCCTATGTGTACCTACGTGCTTTAGGAATTGAACCTCCTTATTTCTGGGAGACATTCTAA
- a CDS encoding helix-turn-helix transcriptional regulator: protein MDIKKRFDRIISIFIHLQSKPIVTAQELADRFEVSLRTIYRDIRSLEQAGVPLYSEPGVGYAVVDGYKIPPTLFTREEALSFVAAEKIMQVYVDQELSEHFTSALFKMKAVLRSSQKAEVSGIAPAVVMRSNKTVFNKKVPSALSTLFKSISLKQQVRIAYLAGVETEATVRVVEPIGVFHENSFWYFMAYCHLRKSYRQFRSDRIQSIELLEGTFTLEHGDLELYLPSRNVERNLEVRIFVSKQMAAYLVWERKYYGFVEEIDRGEQVEMHFKMKDFNNGFPRWFLMFADHASIMEPIELQEKVVQLLEQSLLKHKK from the coding sequence ATGGACATCAAAAAAAGATTTGACCGCATCATCAGTATATTTATCCATTTGCAATCCAAACCGATTGTAACGGCTCAAGAATTAGCAGATCGATTTGAGGTGAGTTTGCGTACAATTTATCGAGATATTCGATCATTGGAGCAAGCTGGAGTTCCGTTGTATAGTGAACCAGGAGTAGGGTATGCTGTTGTTGATGGATATAAGATTCCTCCAACCTTATTTACGAGAGAAGAAGCGTTGAGCTTTGTTGCAGCAGAAAAAATTATGCAGGTTTATGTGGATCAGGAGCTCAGTGAGCATTTTACCTCGGCATTGTTTAAGATGAAAGCTGTATTGCGTTCCTCCCAAAAAGCAGAAGTATCCGGTATTGCGCCTGCGGTTGTTATGCGTTCCAATAAAACAGTCTTCAATAAAAAAGTGCCTTCGGCCTTATCTACCTTGTTTAAGAGCATATCGCTGAAGCAGCAAGTGCGTATTGCTTATTTGGCGGGAGTGGAAACAGAAGCTACTGTTCGCGTTGTGGAGCCAATTGGTGTCTTTCACGAAAATAGCTTTTGGTATTTCATGGCGTATTGTCATTTGCGAAAATCCTATCGTCAATTTCGATCGGATCGCATTCAGTCTATCGAATTACTTGAAGGTACATTCACGTTAGAACATGGAGATTTGGAATTGTATTTACCTAGTCGCAATGTAGAGCGCAATCTTGAAGTTCGTATTTTTGTGTCAAAGCAGATGGCTGCTTATTTGGTTTGGGAACGCAAATATTATGGATTTGTGGAAGAAATTGACCGAGGAGAACAAGTTGAAATGCATTTTAAAATGAAAGATTTCAACAATGGATTTCCCCGTTGGTTTTTGATGTTTGCTGATCATGCATCGATTATGGAACCCATAGAATTACAAGAAAAAGTAGTACAGTTATTGGAACAAAGTTTACTGAAACACAAAAAATAA
- a CDS encoding DUF6495 family protein produces the protein MKYSRLTKEQFEELHPEFVKFLAAQQIDKNEWDKLKEEKPEVAEQELDVFSDLIWEGVLTNAQYIEHYSKNHIFLFGFDEKYINTIVIKTLQQDIDFLTQEGLQWLSEAVFTADVEVKHGGKNFGADRNAELFDIIRQGAILSDGVLYTQFKQMLNL, from the coding sequence ATGAAGTATTCTCGTCTGACAAAAGAACAATTTGAGGAGTTACATCCGGAATTTGTAAAGTTTTTAGCTGCACAGCAAATCGATAAAAATGAATGGGATAAGTTAAAAGAAGAAAAGCCAGAAGTTGCCGAACAAGAATTAGATGTTTTCTCGGATTTAATCTGGGAGGGAGTGTTGACTAATGCACAATATATTGAGCATTATTCTAAAAATCACATTTTCTTATTTGGGTTTGATGAAAAATACATCAACACCATTGTAATTAAAACCCTACAACAAGATATTGATTTCTTGACGCAAGAAGGGTTGCAATGGTTGTCAGAAGCTGTGTTTACAGCAGATGTAGAAGTGAAGCACGGAGGAAAGAATTTTGGTGCAGATCGCAATGCAGAGCTTTTTGATATAATTCGTCAGGGAGCTATTTTAAGTGATGGTGTATTGTATACGCAATTTAAACAGATGTTGAACCTGTAA
- a CDS encoding helix-turn-helix domain-containing protein codes for MKNTGEKIKKLRITRGYSQEELAMQSGLSIRTIQRIEKGETIPRGNSLQLLCEVLGLKVEELFQSGERQVEDSTMASVRTIYFLVLTGIVVPLGNILGPLIGWSMYKKNDDVINTLGKNVIFIQIAYTVLVGGLSLYAIFNKLGGEGYAFEAIMVFVFVLGFVNYGGMLYIGIKGRKL; via the coding sequence ATGAAAAACACAGGAGAAAAAATAAAGAAACTTCGAATAACTAGAGGGTACTCACAAGAAGAATTGGCTATGCAATCGGGATTGTCTATTCGTACAATCCAGCGTATTGAAAAGGGAGAAACAATTCCTCGAGGAAATTCACTACAGCTGTTGTGTGAAGTATTAGGATTGAAAGTAGAGGAGTTATTTCAGTCTGGCGAACGACAAGTTGAGGATTCAACCATGGCTTCTGTTCGAACTATTTATTTTTTAGTACTAACAGGAATTGTCGTTCCTCTTGGAAATATACTTGGGCCATTAATCGGATGGAGTATGTATAAAAAGAATGATGATGTGATTAATACGCTTGGAAAAAATGTAATTTTCATTCAGATCGCTTATACGGTATTGGTTGGAGGTTTGAGCTTATATGCTATTTTTAATAAACTAGGGGGTGAGGGCTATGCCTTTGAAGCTATCATGGTGTTTGTCTTTGTTTTAGGATTTGTTAATTATGGAGGCATGCTGTATATAGGGATAAAAGGAAGGAAGTTATGA
- the rpsR gene encoding 30S ribosomal protein S18, whose translation MSTIEQSAKGKKDGDIRYLTPLNIETNKTKKYCRFKKSGIKYIDYKDADFLLKFVNEQGKILPRRLTGTSLKYQRKVSVAVKRARHLALMPYVADLLK comes from the coding sequence ATGTCAACTATTGAGCAATCTGCAAAAGGAAAAAAAGACGGAGATATCAGATATCTAACGCCTTTAAACATAGAAACAAACAAAACTAAAAAGTATTGTCGTTTCAAAAAATCAGGAATCAAATACATCGATTATAAAGATGCTGATTTCTTATTAAAATTCGTTAACGAGCAAGGTAAAATTTTACCTCGTCGTTTAACTGGAACTTCTTTGAAATACCAAAGAAAAGTTTCTGTAGCGGTAAAAAGAGCTCGTCACTTAGCTTTAATGCCATACGTAGCGGATTTATTAAAATAA
- the rpsF gene encoding 30S ribosomal protein S6 — MNQYETVFILNPVLSETQVKETVQKFEEFLTSRGAEMVAKEDWGLKKLAYEIQHKKSGFYHLFEYKVAGDVIINLETEFRRDERVMRFLTVALDKHAISWAERRREKLKSKKA, encoded by the coding sequence ATGAATCAATACGAAACTGTTTTCATCTTGAATCCCGTTTTATCTGAAACTCAGGTAAAGGAAACAGTACAGAAATTCGAAGAATTTCTTACATCAAGAGGAGCTGAAATGGTAGCTAAAGAGGATTGGGGCTTAAAAAAATTAGCTTACGAAATCCAACACAAGAAAAGTGGTTTTTATCACTTGTTTGAGTACAAAGTTGCTGGAGATGTAATCATCAACCTTGAAACAGAATTCAGACGTGACGAAAGAGTTATGCGTTTCTTAACTGTTGCTTTAGATAAACACGCTATATCTTGGGCTGAGAGAAGAAGAGAAAAATTAAAATCTAAAAAAGCTTAA
- the rplI gene encoding 50S ribosomal protein L9, whose amino-acid sequence MEIILKQDVQKLGFKDDVVTVKPGYGRNYLIPQGLAVLATPSAKKVLAENLKQRAHKEAKLIADAKVIAEALKAIEIKIAVKAGGEKLFGSVTNQDLAEVFAKNGQEIDRKFIASGVIKRLGKYNATVRLHRDVIVEVDYEVIAEQE is encoded by the coding sequence ATGGAAATTATCTTAAAACAAGACGTTCAAAAATTAGGATTTAAAGATGACGTAGTAACTGTAAAACCAGGATACGGACGTAACTATTTAATTCCTCAAGGACTTGCAGTTTTAGCTACTCCTTCTGCAAAGAAAGTATTAGCTGAAAACTTAAAGCAAAGAGCGCACAAAGAAGCTAAATTAATCGCTGATGCTAAAGTTATTGCTGAAGCATTAAAAGCAATTGAAATCAAAATCGCTGTTAAAGCTGGTGGAGAGAAATTGTTTGGTTCAGTAACGAACCAAGATTTAGCTGAAGTATTTGCTAAAAACGGTCAAGAAATTGATAGAAAATTCATCGCTTCAGGTGTTATCAAACGTTTAGGTAAATACAATGCAACAGTACGTTTACACCGTGACGTAATTGTTGAGGTAGATTACGAAGTAATCGCTGAACAAGAGTAA